In Flammeovirgaceae bacterium 311, one DNA window encodes the following:
- a CDS encoding peptidoglycan binding domain-containing protein (COG2989 Uncharacterized protein conserved in bacteria) has product MMAACNSSSGERRGIFAGLFGSSLDVEEINLAMSSELSDSTEMLRNIKELELPEKLQEDFKNFYSERDYQTAWMRKKGVTPEGEQLLDAISRAPEDGLNSEDYKLQYLYHLKKKVEKDKDTEIAEITKLDKELTAAYLKFASHKLTGRINPEQLDELWKVDPRDMDLAAHLQNALQEGKIAESLQELEPQDPQYIALKKAYNNYKNLLEEKGEWPKLPADLTIKAGDSTQYVATLRERLAADGYAGSPKPDSIMQVYDSTLVKSIMLYQEKNGLEPDGVVGGKTLDMLNTSLKERIDQIQLNLERMRWSGERPDGRYLLVNVPQYMLYIYEGDERVMDMRVIVGEAYKSSTPLFNDTLEYIAFSPTWTVPNSIATEEMLPKLKKNPDYLRNNNFRLYEGWNENAAELDARSVNWNKVSADNFPYRIVQQPGDHNALGHIKFMFPNDLDIYLHDTPTEHLFKRAERDFSHGCIRVERPVDLAVYLLDDPNWNQARVEESMQLPEPENVKLKEKIPVILDYRTAWVDDDGRVTFAKDIYGHDKKQMQRFNEQLARN; this is encoded by the coding sequence ATGATGGCAGCCTGCAATTCCAGCTCTGGGGAGCGCAGGGGAATATTTGCCGGTCTGTTTGGTAGTAGTTTAGATGTGGAAGAAATCAATCTGGCCATGTCTAGTGAACTATCAGACAGCACTGAAATGCTTAGGAACATTAAAGAGCTCGAGTTACCTGAAAAATTACAGGAAGACTTTAAGAACTTTTATAGTGAGCGTGATTATCAGACTGCCTGGATGAGGAAAAAAGGCGTTACCCCGGAGGGAGAACAGTTACTGGATGCCATTAGCCGTGCTCCAGAAGATGGTTTGAATAGTGAGGATTATAAGCTGCAGTACCTTTATCATCTTAAGAAAAAAGTAGAAAAAGATAAAGACACTGAAATAGCGGAAATTACCAAGCTTGATAAAGAGCTTACGGCTGCTTACCTGAAATTTGCCAGCCATAAACTAACAGGGCGTATAAATCCGGAGCAGCTGGATGAGCTGTGGAAGGTTGATCCACGAGATATGGATCTGGCAGCACATCTGCAAAATGCACTGCAGGAAGGCAAAATTGCCGAATCGCTTCAGGAACTGGAGCCACAGGACCCACAATATATAGCCTTGAAAAAGGCCTATAATAATTATAAAAATCTACTTGAAGAAAAAGGCGAGTGGCCAAAGCTACCAGCAGATCTCACTATCAAAGCAGGAGATAGTACTCAGTATGTAGCTACCCTAAGGGAGCGACTGGCTGCCGACGGATATGCCGGATCTCCAAAGCCAGACAGCATTATGCAGGTATACGACAGCACACTGGTAAAATCAATTATGCTTTATCAGGAAAAAAACGGTTTGGAGCCAGATGGTGTAGTAGGAGGTAAAACTTTAGATATGCTCAATACATCTTTAAAAGAGCGTATTGATCAGATCCAGTTAAATCTGGAACGTATGCGCTGGAGTGGTGAAAGGCCTGATGGACGTTACCTGCTGGTGAATGTTCCACAGTACATGCTGTACATTTATGAAGGTGATGAAAGGGTAATGGACATGCGGGTGATTGTAGGTGAAGCCTACAAATCTAGTACGCCTTTGTTCAACGACACTCTGGAATATATTGCCTTTAGCCCAACCTGGACGGTACCTAACAGCATTGCTACAGAGGAAATGCTGCCTAAGCTTAAAAAGAACCCGGATTACCTCAGAAATAATAACTTTAGATTATATGAGGGTTGGAATGAGAATGCAGCAGAGCTGGATGCAAGATCTGTAAACTGGAATAAAGTATCGGCCGATAACTTCCCTTACAGGATTGTTCAGCAGCCTGGAGACCACAATGCATTGGGACATATCAAATTTATGTTTCCCAATGATCTGGACATTTACCTGCACGATACACCCACTGAGCATCTTTTTAAAAGAGCAGAACGTGATTTCAGCCATGGTTGTATCAGGGTAGAGCGGCCGGTAGATCTGGCAGTTTACCTGTTGGATGATCCGAACTGGAACCAGGCTCGGGTTGAGGAATCCATGCAACTTCCCGAACCGGAAAATGTAAAGCTAAAGGAGAAAATACCAGTTATACTGGATTATCGCACTGCCTGGGTAGATGATGACGGGCGCGTAACCTTTGCTAAAGACATCTATGGCCACGATAAAAAGCAGATGCAACGTTTCAATGAGCAGCTAGCCAGGAACTAG
- a CDS encoding DNA repair protein RadA (COG1066 Predicted ATP-dependent serine protease), which translates to MAKLKSSYFCQNCGAQSPKWLGKCPACGQWNTYVEEIVQKEDKATKSWRPVKEGSGSYARLNQPMAITAIEPRAEQRFETADAELNRVLGSGIVPGSLVLIGGEPGIGKSTLMLQIATSMKQLKVLYVSGEESEQQIKMRADRMQRNSPNCYILSETNLENLFVQIEEMKPDLLIIDSIQTLQTARAESAAGSVSQVRECTGELMRFAKESSVPVFLIGHITKEGSLAGPKVLEHMVDTVLQFEGDRHMSYRILRTIKNRFGSTSELGIYEMTGDGLREVSNPSEILISQREEDLAGVTIGAMLEGNRPLMIEIQSLVSPATYGTPQRSSTGYDSKRLQMLLAVLEKRGGFRLGIHDVFLNIAGGLKVEDPAIDLAVCASLISSLKDVSISGRIAFAAEVGLGGEVRAVNRIENRISEAEKLGFEEIYISKFNKKGLNIKDFQIRVQAVSKLEEVFRMLV; encoded by the coding sequence GTGGCAAAATTAAAATCGAGCTATTTCTGCCAGAACTGCGGAGCACAATCACCCAAGTGGCTGGGTAAATGCCCTGCCTGCGGGCAATGGAATACCTACGTTGAAGAAATTGTACAGAAAGAAGATAAGGCCACCAAAAGCTGGCGGCCGGTTAAAGAAGGCAGCGGGAGTTATGCGCGTTTAAACCAGCCCATGGCCATTACGGCTATTGAGCCCCGTGCCGAACAAAGGTTTGAAACAGCCGATGCTGAACTGAACCGGGTGCTGGGAAGTGGCATCGTACCGGGCTCGCTTGTGCTTATTGGTGGCGAACCAGGTATTGGTAAGTCTACGCTTATGCTTCAGATTGCTACCTCCATGAAGCAGCTAAAGGTGCTGTATGTAAGCGGAGAGGAGAGTGAGCAGCAAATTAAGATGCGGGCAGACCGTATGCAGCGCAACAGCCCAAACTGCTATATTCTCTCAGAAACAAACCTTGAAAACCTGTTTGTGCAGATAGAGGAAATGAAGCCCGATCTGCTGATCATAGATTCCATTCAGACCCTGCAGACGGCAAGGGCAGAATCGGCTGCGGGTAGTGTATCGCAGGTGCGTGAGTGTACGGGAGAGCTGATGCGTTTTGCCAAAGAAAGCAGTGTACCTGTATTTTTAATAGGTCACATTACCAAAGAAGGCTCCCTGGCCGGCCCTAAGGTGCTGGAACATATGGTAGATACGGTGCTGCAGTTTGAAGGAGACCGGCACATGAGCTACCGCATTTTACGCACCATTAAAAACCGCTTTGGCTCTACCTCAGAACTAGGCATTTATGAGATGACGGGCGATGGGCTTCGGGAGGTAAGCAACCCCTCGGAAATACTGATCTCGCAAAGAGAAGAAGACCTGGCCGGTGTTACCATTGGCGCTATGCTGGAGGGAAACCGCCCGTTGATGATTGAAATTCAAAGCCTGGTGAGTCCTGCCACCTACGGTACTCCCCAGCGCAGCAGCACTGGCTACGATAGCAAGAGGTTACAGATGCTGCTGGCTGTGCTGGAGAAAAGGGGAGGCTTTCGCCTGGGCATACATGACGTTTTTCTGAACATTGCCGGTGGTTTAAAGGTAGAAGATCCTGCCATAGATCTGGCTGTATGTGCCTCGCTGATCTCTTCGCTGAAAGATGTATCCATCAGCGGGCGTATTGCTTTTGCAGCAGAAGTAGGCCTGGGAGGCGAGGTACGGGCCGTAAACCGCATAGAGAACCGCATCAGCGAAGCCGAAAAGCTCGGCTTTGAAGAGATTTACATCAGTAAATTCAATAAGAAAGGCCTGAACATTAAAGATTTTCAGATCAGGGTACAGGCAGTAAGCAAGCTGGAAGAAGTATTCCGAATGCTGGTGTAG
- a CDS encoding alpha/beta fold family hydrolase (COG1073 Hydrolases of the alpha/beta superfamily), with the protein MKSGIKYLTLLAIAMVWHTHTFATDTTQVAAQFTSGKLNLHGKLVLPAAAEKVPVVVFLVGPGGNASHRTNYKEWGEENLEALLLPEGIAVFYFDKRGVGASEGSWYKADFNDRAADAKAAIDYLKQHSAIDSSRIGVVGHSQGGWIAQLVTSRYPNDVAFGVSLAGPTFGVKTQLLNSFMGDLMCKQYDPIEAQQTAERKTKNTLMFTSMFPIKENWKQLKRIKNFEPAADIRNIQTPFLFLFAENDKMLNSEWGEQYLQEIFPEGIPAHIQQQTIREANHNFRRLPFCYDESLEDIPYSAEYQRTFKQWVVNALQEKVQMAEE; encoded by the coding sequence ATGAAAAGCGGCATTAAATACTTAACCTTACTGGCGATAGCAATGGTATGGCATACCCATACCTTTGCAACAGACACCACGCAAGTAGCAGCACAATTTACAAGCGGCAAATTAAACCTGCATGGTAAATTAGTGCTACCTGCTGCAGCGGAGAAAGTACCGGTGGTAGTATTTTTGGTTGGCCCCGGGGGTAATGCTTCCCATCGTACAAACTATAAGGAGTGGGGCGAGGAAAATTTAGAAGCACTGCTGCTGCCCGAGGGTATTGCTGTATTTTATTTTGATAAACGGGGCGTTGGCGCCTCTGAAGGAAGCTGGTACAAAGCAGACTTTAACGACAGGGCTGCAGATGCAAAGGCTGCCATTGACTACCTGAAGCAGCATTCTGCTATAGACTCCAGCCGTATCGGTGTGGTTGGTCACAGCCAGGGCGGCTGGATTGCACAGCTGGTGACAAGCCGTTACCCCAATGATGTGGCATTTGGCGTAAGCCTTGCAGGCCCTACTTTTGGTGTAAAAACACAGCTGCTGAACAGTTTTATGGGCGACTTGATGTGCAAACAGTACGATCCTATTGAGGCACAGCAAACAGCAGAAAGAAAAACCAAAAATACGCTGATGTTCACGTCCATGTTTCCCATCAAAGAAAACTGGAAGCAGCTTAAGCGTATTAAAAACTTTGAGCCGGCTGCTGATATTCGAAATATCCAGACGCCTTTTCTGTTCTTATTTGCAGAAAACGATAAAATGCTAAACTCCGAATGGGGCGAGCAGTACCTGCAAGAGATCTTTCCAGAGGGCATCCCTGCTCATATACAACAGCAAACAATCCGGGAAGCCAATCATAATTTCAGAAGGCTGCCCTTCTGTTATGACGAAAGTCTGGAGGACATACCATATTCAGCAGAATATCAGCGCACTTTTAAGCAATGGGTGGTAAATGCCCTTCAGGAAAAGGTGCAAATGGCAGAAGAGTAA
- a CDS encoding ATP synthase subunit gamma (COG0224 F0F1-type ATP synthase, gamma subunit) has protein sequence MQRGFFKIASMPNLKEVKNRIVSVTSTQQITKAMKMVAAAKLRRAQEAITQMRPYAQKLNEILQNVSTAQVETPYAEQRDVQRVLLIAVTSDRGLSGAFNANIFRRINIMLDEELRSYQTQGTLEIMPIGKKGLEFYKRRKVKSNTEFSGLWPNLSFDEARRVAEFAMNGFLEKRYDKVIVVYNEFKNVATQIVRAEQLLPLLPAEQTENTTASNIDYIFEPTKEEIVTELIPKSIKIQFYKMLLESRASEEGARMTAMDKATDNAGELLKELKLTYNRTRQAAITKEILEIVGGAEALSNG, from the coding sequence TTGCAGAGGGGATTCTTTAAAATTGCAAGCATGCCTAATTTAAAGGAAGTAAAAAACCGGATTGTTTCTGTTACCTCTACGCAGCAGATCACCAAAGCCATGAAAATGGTGGCGGCGGCAAAATTGCGCAGAGCCCAGGAGGCTATTACGCAAATGCGCCCTTATGCGCAAAAGCTGAATGAAATCCTGCAAAACGTATCTACTGCCCAGGTTGAAACCCCTTATGCAGAGCAGCGGGACGTACAGCGGGTGCTCCTGATTGCTGTTACCTCAGATCGCGGCCTTAGCGGTGCTTTCAATGCCAATATCTTCAGGCGGATTAATATAATGCTTGATGAGGAGCTTCGCAGCTACCAGACACAGGGCACTCTGGAAATCATGCCTATCGGTAAGAAGGGCCTTGAGTTCTATAAGCGCCGTAAAGTGAAGTCGAATACCGAGTTTAGTGGTCTCTGGCCCAATCTTAGTTTTGATGAAGCGCGCAGGGTCGCAGAATTTGCCATGAATGGTTTTCTGGAAAAGCGTTACGACAAGGTGATTGTGGTGTACAACGAATTTAAAAACGTAGCCACACAAATTGTAAGAGCAGAACAGCTTTTACCCCTGCTGCCTGCAGAACAAACTGAAAATACAACGGCTTCTAACATCGATTACATTTTCGAGCCTACCAAAGAAGAAATTGTAACCGAGCTGATTCCTAAGTCTATCAAGATACAGTTTTATAAAATGTTGCTGGAGTCAAGGGCATCTGAAGAAGGCGCCAGGATGACAGCCATGGATAAGGCTACTGATAACGCCGGAGAACTGCTCAAAGAATTGAAGCTTACCTATAACCGTACCCGCCAGGCGGCTATTACTAAAGAAATTCTTGAAATTGTAGGTGGTGCAGAGGCCCTGAGCAACGGCTAA